In the genome of Nitrospirota bacterium, the window TTCTTGTACCTCTCATTTCTGTAACCGACCATTGAATCAAGGGTATTAACCGCCTTGTAGGTCATTGCAAGCGGTAATCCACCAATTGCAAAATAAAAAAGCGGGGCAATTATGCCGTCAGAGGCATTCTCGGCAAGACTCTCAATTGCCGCCCTTAATATCCCCTCCCTGTCAAGCCTCCCGGTGTCCCTGCCTACTATATGGCTTAGTTTTTTCCTCGCATCCTCAATGCTTCCCGTATATAAAGTTTTACTCACCAGCTTCACCGAATCAATAAGCCCCCGTGTTGCAAGTGTTGCAGAAATCAGATAAACCATCAGTAAAACAGTGAATAGTGAACCTGCCTTGCCGGCAGGCAGGTAGTGAATAGTGAACAGTTGATTAATTAGAAAAAATAAACCGTAAGTGCCGCAGGTAATAATTATCACAAGCAGTATTCCTGCAAATTTTTCCGCTTTTTCGGTTTTTGAAATAATATTTCTCAAAAAAGTTTCAATCTTTGAAATCGCATATCCTATAACCCTTACCGGGTGCGGCAAGTATTTGGGATCGCCAATTACAAAATCAAGGATATATGCTGATATAAGCATTACAGGCTCACTCATAATTCACCCTGCATTTGATATTCCTTGCAGCATTTTGCATCCAGATTCAGCAGCCGGAGGATAAAACATATATCTACGCTTTTTCTCAGGACATCCGCCCATTTTTTTATTGCATCTTCCCTGCAGGCAGAATAATTAATTGCCTCACCCTTCGCAGGCAGCCCCTTTTTCATCCTAAGTGAATTAAGAAGCGCTGTCCTGAAGTTGTCATTGTCAAAAATTCCGTGCAGATACGTTCCCCATACGTTGCCTTTTTGAGAGCCGTCCATAACAACCGTAAAATGTGAATCGTAAGGGGTAAGGCGCGAAAACCTTAATAAGCCGATGTCGCCTGTACTGACACCCATGTGAATCTCATAACCCTTAATATTTTTAAAATCACAATTTGAACTATTTTGAACTACATTAAACAAACTTAAACTGCTTACCAATTCTGCCTCCACCTGAGATGTCACTTTTGTCTTTTCAAGCACTGTTTCAATATCAAGAAGCCCCAGCCCTTCAACCTCCTTATATCCGCTTTCAATACCAAACGGGTCAATTATCTTCCTGCCTAACATTTGATAACCACCGCAGATTCCTGCAACCGGTATGCTTTTTTGAGCCGCACGCTTTATGGACTCCTCCACACCGGTTTGTCTTAATAACAACAAATCGTTCACAGTATTTTTTGACCCCGGAATTATTATTAGGTCAGCGTTGTTAAAATCTTCCTCCCTTAAAGAATAATTAAGCTCAACATCCGGTTCATACATAAACGGATCAAAATCCGTAAAGTTTGAGATATAGTTCAGCCTTGCAACAACAATTCTTATCTTACCTGACCCCTGACCCCTGACCCCT includes:
- a CDS encoding cobyric acid synthase, encoding MAKALMIQGTCSGAGKSVVVAGLCRIFTDMGLNVAPFKAQNMALNSFITKEGGEIGRAQAFQAQAACIEPCNDMNPILLKAANPSGCQVILNGKVHSNMKASEYYSFKAEAWNAVTSAYDRLSKKYDVIVIEGAGSPAEINLQEQEVVNMSVARYANAPVVLVGDIDKGGVFASFYGTVELLKDGSKSSNCSKIGKLCDADYIKAFIVNKFRGDMDILRPGLRMIEDKTGKLVIGVLPYVRDINLPEEDGLALYKGSGVRGQGSGKIRIVVARLNYISNFTDFDPFMYEPDVELNYSLREEDFNNADLIIIPGSKNTVNDLLLLRQTGVEESIKRAAQKSIPVAGICGGYQMLGRKIIDPFGIESGYKEVEGLGLLDIETVLEKTKVTSQVEAELVSSLSLFNVVQNSSNCDFKNIKGYEIHMGVSTGDIGLLRFSRLTPYDSHFTVVMDGSQKGNVWGTYLHGIFDNDNFRTALLNSLRMKKGLPAKGEAINYSACREDAIKKWADVLRKSVDICFILRLLNLDAKCCKEYQMQGEL
- the cobD gene encoding cobalamin biosynthesis protein CobD yields the protein MMSEPVMLISAYILDFVIGDPKYLPHPVRVIGYAISKIETFLRNIISKTEKAEKFAGILLVIIITCGTYGLFFLINQLFTIHYLPAGKAGSLFTVLLMVYLISATLATRGLIDSVKLVSKTLYTGSIEDARKKLSHIVGRDTGRLDREGILRAAIESLAENASDGIIAPLFYFAIGGLPLAMTYKAVNTLDSMVGYRNERYKNFGWAAARLDDTANYIPARITGLLIAVSSVFVCRSLFTVRCSLRTLLRDGRKHSSPNSGVPEAAMAGALGVVLGGPSYYGGVLMEKPYVGEHKPGANDRMDDNIYFNASENAVSIVKLTSLLGLGLALILLYMRAAI